The sequence GCTCTGAGTGTAATGTTGTGGTGAGGTTGAATGCTGCGGTTGGTGTCTGTGGTTACACGGTCATGTTTAGCGCAGTAGATCCGTGGTTAGCATCTTATTTTACAGCAAGAGGGTCCCGGGTTTGAAGTCTAGCAGAAAGTCTGAACCCTTCTGTTTGGAGTTGTCATGCTTTCCAAGATGTTTGGTTTCGCATGTGTTGGCCTAGTAAACAGTTCCacacaagatttttttaaaatcacgaGTTTTAccaattgctttaaaaaaaaaaaagttttttatatttttctgttttttacttCAGATGATCTGGAGCTGGCAGGTTGAAGACTAGCTAATGTCTGAGCACTGTCCCGGATCTGAAAAGTTTTAGACCGCAAATAAGTCCTCTTCATGTGTGAAGAGGACTTGTCAGTGTTGTTATTTGAGGGAAGACGGAGTTCATGTGAAAGCATcagaaaataaatgcaattagagcagggcgatatggccaaaaatatttatcacgatatatatatttgaaaatttgcgataacgatataaccgacgatataattgatgcgagacaaaatacaactccacaacattactagcgcaaaaagacaaccttccatttattttcacttaaacaagaagctggtttttatgtacattaaagctttataaaaatgtaacagtgcaaatgcaaattccttgctgaaagtttaaccaaaaggcatttccagtagaaatgggctgacatatcctgagcataaccacgTATAATATGGTTATAtggttaaaaagaggtgctttgcaacattaaactgcagtgtgcagtacgcatttttcggaccataaggtgcacgggatcataaggcacattaagcgaaacaaagcagtcagataaatcaaactttattaaactcattcttcttgcttcctccacttctgtaccattgattcattaatgttgaattctctgcagctgctctattcccatgttgttgcagtatattaatgactaaccttgtattgtggatggattatctcagttgttctcctgactgaagtttggtccgtttacagcatcctgccatgcgattgcatttgtctctaaccatgaagaaccttcacgttaacttttataagtggaaaagtgttagtgttcgtcctccagcttcactgtttatgttatgctaacatagctgtgtcgctagcgatcacgtagcacatcattatataccagctagcccaacttcagtaaccctacaaacgtcactgctgtttagtttcctgtcttcatttatgttggaagtgatagcagagctgtacgtttgatttttttcagaaatctctcagtcagaacatgctatatcatgcttaggtaactagcgaaactagcaagctaacttccgctagcttcctgctaacttctaactccgttaaatgtaataacttttgttttcatggatgcctgaaagttaaactttatagttacacctggtaaagcagcaatgctgatcgttttattaaagatgaaagaatttagacagtttttaactctaagtgatgctgcagtgttgtttgacctgaagcatacggagtttaggacccagattactcccagatttaagagcatcttagtccgacaaatatgacaataacaacggccgcttgcatgttctgcaaaaaaatgtgctttgttgtgtatctgacggacaaacaccaaaccagttccacatcactgaagttgcaccatttttacaaaccaattctggttcatctgtttcactcaacaatcggccatgtgcgtatgaaaacaaaggcactgcgcatgcgcgttttactcccattctatcgcgatatttcattttcctatcgttgcctaacattataccggtattaccgtgaacggtataatatggcccagccctaaatgcaattgtaattaaatactttaaaatctgCTGCTTGGACTGGAGAAGAGTAACTTACATTATCTTCACACTGTAGTGGAGCCAGAGCTCTAATATTTATCTAAGACAGGGTTGGGGAACTCCAGACCTTAATGGCTGGtgatcctgcaggttttagatgtgtccttgattcaacacagctgattcaaatggctaaattactgCCTCAACATCTcttgtagttctccagaggcctggtaatgaactaatcatttgattcaggtgtgtagacccactggagttccccacccctgatcTAACATATGCAGATCTTTACATCTTTAGAAACTTGAAAGGCTGTACACAGAGAGTTGGTCAAATACTGGTCCAAACGAGCTGTCTCTGGGATTGTCTGTCAGCACACTGCTAAATCCTGCTCTTGTAATTCCCATCATTCAGTAACATCTGACAGAAGTCTGCTTTAACCAGCACCAAGTAATTCATACAGACGGTATatatgcaacttttttttttaattcatttaaaaaaaaaaaaattaattttttatttttttacagttgtGCATTTCATTGATAATATGGtcggtccccccccccccaaaaaaaaaaaaaaaaaatccactgcaCACTAGGCCCTGCCATACGGCACAACATTTAGCAACCACTGGATTTGCGTAACAGAGCGCCTGTCTTTGGCACTCCACTTCTAGACTTCTGGTTCTTACTGATGAAGACATAAATGTCTATGTGGCAACTATAGTTTTAGCAAATATGAACAACCACAGGACTAATTAATACTTTAGCAGTGAACTGTTTTCTATAGTACATAAACACATCTTGTTTTCctggtgtgtgcatgtttgcgtTTAACCTACAGCATgtactgaataataataataacctttACACAGACACAGTAGTTCATTGGtacttttgctcttttcatgATGAGTGTACCTTTTGAATATTAAACGTGTCATATATTGTAGAGTTTCTGTGTTTGAGGTTTTTGGATAAGACATGTACTAAAACTTTACAAGAGTTATGTTTAGTTCTAGTTTTGTACTTTTTCACTCCACTCTCTGCTTAATTTCTGAAGAATAGAGATATGACTATGGCTTCACTtttccatttatatttatttataagattGTTGGCTGACTGAGTTGTTTTGTTCATGTGTTTCAGAAATTAAGGCCTCACTATGTCTGATGGGGAATATGATTACCTCATCAAATTTTTAGCCCTTGGTGACTCTGGCGTGGGGAAAACAAGCTTCCTGTACCAGTACACAGATAGCAAGTTTAACTCCAAGTTCATCACTACAGTCGGAATAGACTTCAGAGAAAAACGAGTGGTGAGTCGGTGCTCTTTCATTCAGCTCTTCTTCTTTGGCATCAAAGCAGTTTAGGAGGACATCAGGTGTGAGGGAAGTGACCTTAAAGAAAGTCCAGCAGACCCAAAGCTGTTTCCACTTGATTACAAATCGacaaacaatgtttaaaacaccaaaaaccTTGAAAGACCAGATGTTAGTCACtggataaaacaaataaatttaaattgcAATCTACTGAAAACCAAAGCAAAACTATTTTGACGTTTTGAACACACTTTCTTAACTTCATAAAAGATTTAAATATAACAGAAAGTAATTATGaataattgtaaatgtaaaccaTCAAGTGTTTGGTTTGTTATGTTTTGAATGgactgtttgcatttttttttttttttttaaataaataagagcTGTTTGCATATGGATAACCATGTACAGCATTAAGACAAAtggcttcctttttattttcttttttgtttctgactttctgttttaatgttgtcagtgtttttgaAATCTTAATGAACATATTACTCCACTCTCACGCTGTACAGGAAGCCTGATCAGGAGCTTAAACAGATTCCCAGATCATTCACTCCACGTTACAAAAGCCTACCGGTGAATGTTGCAACAGAAAGTAATGACTAATACTGCTGAGAAGCAGGCAGCACCCTCCTTAAGAATAAACACTTCATACCATTGGCAAACAGCTGAGCACATCTCATATTTACTTTAATGCTGCTGACCTTCAGCTCTGAGAAGAAAACCTGCTCCTGTTATATGTATCGGTCATTATCTTTCTTTTCAATGCTTGGTCTGAAGGATTTGAATgtacctctttttttcttttcttttttcgttaaacataaaaactttacttttaaatataaatgagtGCACAGCTGgggaatattttgtttttttgttttggggagatgaacagaaaacatttttttttttttttttccccagctgttttttttttttttttttttttttttaattaatacatGGGGTAACTGCACTTCTCCATCAGACACCAAGCTGCAGTTTTGCTCAGTACACTGTGTTTAagaatggaggaggaggagaagccgTGATGGAGGATACACAGGCAAAAGTTTACATCAGAGGTGTGAGACACAGCTGGAATATAGAAACCACAGAGGAAGGAGGACTTTTGGAACAACTTGTCCTTATTATATTCATAAGTTGTTTCAGCTGTTTAAGGTGTTCAGAGTTTTTGCACCTCACCATTTGTGAGaattttaaaagaacaataacATCTTGAGAGTGATGTAGATTTtattgaaaatatatatattaaataaactGACACTGGTATCAAGTTGTGCTGTAATTTGACTATAACAAACTATTCATGCAACTTCAAAATGAGGCTCAAAAATcaggaaaacattttcttaaatgtttGCTGCCTCAACTTCTTCCTCCCGGTGTCTCTACTTGCCTACTCCTCTGCTTGTATCTCTGGTGTGCGGAGACACAAGGAGTGGAATCATAGAGAGAGACGAGTTCCCACTTCAAGCGTTAAGTCACATTTCAGCTCATCCGGCTGCAGGACTGATGAGCTCCTGCCACGGGGAACTGTCCGTCGTCCATCTGTGCTCACATGAGTCATTACTCCTCCTACAGTGTGGGTCATTATTTAATCAAACTTGCACACAATGAGAGCTCACACAATATAAACTCATTATCAAGGtcacatttgctgttttatggGCAGTTGTCTCTGACCTTCTAATTATTAAAGTTTGATGAATCTACAGTTTTTGACAAACTCTGTAAATAATTGTGTCAACTATCCATCATCTCAACGTTGGCCATAGGTGATTAGCCCAGGAGGAGCCTTCTGCTCCTGGTTCATGGTTCCTGCTTCTCcaggaaattttaaatgtcattaacATAATTTTCCCTTTAGTTTCACTGCACTGATTTATGATGGAAATGTCagaatttttgtttaaaaaaaaatgcagtcatAAAAAGCACAAACTGGCAGTACTCTAATTATTCtcacattttctcatttaacatttaaacgcTCTGTCAACACTCATAGGCATGATTCAATGATTCATTCCTCTCTCCCATTTTTAGTTTGACAGCTCTGATTTGGTATCTGATAATTACATTTACACGGATCCCCTGTTCATAACTTAATTTAAACTTTACTTTTGAATAGTACAAAACTCCCTGCACAGTCATAAATATCAGGATTATCATAAGATTCATTAGCAAACAGAAACACCTCTAAACTCCTCAAACTGGCTGACAACTAGCTTGGTTTTCAGACCTTTTCTATCatcgtctttgttttgtttctttttctctcccccctctTGTTCCTACATGGTTAATGGGGTGGCTATATCCTCAAAATCCCAGTTTAATATCTGTTAAATTaagtatatgtatatttttctgtttctaagCTGTACAAATCACCTGGTCCAGATGGCACATCAAGCAAAGGACAGAAGAtccacatgcagctgtgggacACTGCAGGACAGGAGAGGTAAACTCTGTTCTAACTTCTTGATCtctaacttttgtttttctccattaagtgttttttcttcctctgattTCAGGTTTCGAAGTTTGACGACTGCTTTCTTCAGAGATGCGATgggtttcctcctcctcttcgacCTCACAAACGAGCAAAGTTTCCTCAACGTCAGACACTGGATGAGTATGTGTCCTAATGTGTTGAGCTGAAAGCACATTTTTAGTCATGAAAATGGAAGAATTAACAATCAGTTCACCGCTGGTGTAATTAATAAAAAGTGCACCAGTCACTGGATATTTACAAGGGCACCTGTAGATGCCCTTCTACTGATTTGTAAAGAAAGTAATCCAGATTTTATTTCTTGCCTGGCCTTCATCTCTCCACCAGGTTTTATGAAATTCAGCTCTGTAGCTTTTCAGTAATCTtgctgacagacagacaaacaaacatccaCGTCGGCTCTGCCTTAGCAGAGAAATAATCTGTTTCTTGTTGACTGTGCACAAAGGCTTATTATGTCCGACTCGTGGAGTTTGGTTTTAGACCCAAAGTGTAATTAAACTTTTAATCTccctcttattactctttccctACTCTAACCCCAGCTGTATCAACTAGTACGTGAATGAAACCTTGATGTGTTTGCCACTATTTAAGATATTTCCATGGAAACACAActttatgcatttaaaaaaaaaacaacctctgaTCGTTTCAGGTCAGTTACAGATCCATGCATACTGTGAAAATCCGGACATCGTTCTGTGTGGGAACAAATGTGACCTGTCGGACCAGAGAATGATCAGTGAAAACCAGGCTCGTGAACTCGCCGAGAAGTACGGGTACGTCTGTCTGCCTGCCCGCCTGTGATCCATCTGTACATGAACCTCTCCCTCAAACATTTGCCAAGGAGGCAGTGGCCGCTTTGTTTGCCAAagttcatgcaggacaatgttgAACTAAATTAGTCCTCcttgaaaaacaaatatttgtgcACACGTGTAAAATATCCTGCTTGGGACCCATCAGACACACctttactaaaaatataaacgATGCATTCAAGTATATGGCATCTCTGCCCATCTGCTCTGAATGTATATGTGACATGCTTTGAGTCctcaagtagagtagaaaagcactgtatGACAATCAGCCAATGGCCTTGGCAATAACTTCTCATTTATATCTATAAACGGCATCATGTCTACCTGGCAACCACCTAACAACGGACtataaaatgacatttataCAGTCGAGGACGACCTCAGCTTTGCAGATGTCCCACAGacatttctcccttttttttttttcttttttttttgtatttattttaaatgaatttatttacttttaatatAGTCTGTGCCATATTTATCTGTTCATttctgtttacttagcctagcagggacgaaggacactgtctcagctgaactctggacacgcgcacacatacatatacactgatatgcacacactcatcccccctccctttccaaacgccttcgacgcttattcccttccgatgctgcaccctttacccacccctgttgcttgtcatgtgtttctttggtgtattaagagttttttttcatgtgctatgtgcagaggtgttttttctgttctctaactgatctccctgttggagctcagtctggggggagttattatttctcctcatctttcctcatgtggtgcatttctccattgttatacctctctgacctgtcttctccatgtgatgttttgtgtaatgtatgtatggtcggagggtaagatggtgccgccattgcgtgcaataggtcgacagccttatgaaatttccccttgtgggactaataaaaggtatatcaattcaatttatataaACAATATCTAACACCCTTATCTCAGTGTGGTTAAGTATATCAGTTAACCGACTGATCAAACAATACTGTAGCAGTCCGTGTACTGTCGTATTATTATATCTGTGTATTTTAATAAGTACACAGCAGCAGATGGGTAATCCAAAGATGAAAATGTCTCCAGTAAGTCAGTAAATGACCTTTTTTGCTGCTAATTAGTTTAGAAATAACAGCGTCAGGCTGTTTCAGGAAAACACTTAGCTCCATTTCACAAACTTAATCAACATGCTTAGTTCCACAGCTCTGCACataaaaactaacaaaatcAATACTCATGTTCTCAACTTCAGCTCCATGAAAGTCTTGTCCTGAACGCCTTCACTGCGTCAAAACGGCGATCCTTCAGCTTGAATTTCATTTTGGGGTAGAGTCGGATCTGGCGAATGGGGCAGGTGGGGAGGGTAAAATTGTTTCGGTGTGCCCTTCTGTGAGCGGGGCGACGTTCAGGTCGTTTCGATGAATGACTCTGGACCAGTGTTTCAATGAccgatttttattattattattattattattattattattattacttcttATGAGCAGAGTCACAACTTTTTAATTGCACTCCTACGTCAACAAAGGTTTGAGCTACACTATAGCTGCTGTCTTTGATCCCTGTTTTGTAACTGAAAAATGTTTCCGTGCAGAATCCCGTATTTTGAGACGAGTGCTGCAAACGGGGATAACGTGAGCCAGGCCGTGGAAGTCCTGCTGGATCTCATCATGAAGAGGATGGAACGATGTGTGGACAAGTCCTGGATCCCCGACGGGACTGTCCGAGCTAACGGACCCTTCACCCCAGACCTCTCAGAGGGCTCCGACAGAAGCAGATGTGCATGTTaggtttattttaaacatctgtGTTCATAGTGTGGGTGGGAAATGATGAAGAGGTGGGAGTctgtatattattattatcattattattgtatgcTCTGTGATGATCATTTGTGCCATTCAACCAGTGTGTTACACATTTCCATCCAGTTTGTCAGTGCTGAGTTAAATGCCTTTTGGATTTGGGCATTTAACTTGAATTGATTTAATGAGTCTTTTGAATGATTAATTCATGCTGGTTGTGATTTTGGGATATTTATTTCTTATGATGAATAGCTTAAATTTCCAGATCATATATTCAAAGGTGAACTGCAATGCCACAGGTTTTATGAATATACTTGCTTTAGAGATAAATTAGCTATTTATGGATCTTTAGGTTATGTTCTACTGATGCTCTTCTGAATGTTAAGCTGTAATCTCACCGGTGCCACAGCAAGAGGAAATGTAGCTCACAGTGACCATCCGGTGTTAGCTAGATGGACAAGTAACACTCTTTAATTTCCTTCCTAAATCTTTGTGCTTGTTTGCctgcaaaattacaaaactctGTTTCACTAAATCATCTAAACTTTATTATGTACAGTTAAGTCCAataattactaaaaaaaaaaagtacattcagTAGTtagaatgaattaaataaagtgaTTTAAAACAGGGCAATAACTCAGGAACGGGGATGATTCGGGTTATCTATCCTGCGGCTGAAAACAGACGGTtgcagaaaatgtttaaaaacaaacttttgtgCATATTTGGACTTTTTTGGGCTAAACATAATactcagttttatattttaagctAAAATATCAGTGTGTGGACTTTCAGATTACTTTTGAGGAATATTTTGGAGactaaaaatgatcaaaatggCTTCTGATTAAATAAATGCAGAAGCCTGTTGTTATCCCAATAATAACACTTGTGTCTGAAGAGAGGCTTTGACTAATTTCCTAAATTTCACCCAGATTTTCAGATTTATCATCATTTGTAGTATTCGTAAAGTCCCGAAGACCTtgacaaataaatatttattactcCAGAGGGGCGTATTACGAAGCAGGTTCAGCATATCCAGGCTTCCCTGGCGTTGCCTGGCtgaataaaacttaaaaacccAGTGGTGTGGTGGGAAAATCAGGCTTTCTGCTTCAGACTCTGAGCACACTCGCATAAAACAGCGTTTTTGACAACTTGTTTAATGTCTGAAGCTTTTAAACATTCAAACGCTACTCGGTGTGTTCAATTCCGATGATTTCCCATCACTTTAGTTTATCGGCAGATTAAACCGAATGTAAATTATAGAATAACTACGATAACTCAAGAAGGATGTTACCTAGGATTTTCAAACTGTTTCTACTGCTACTAGTGAAAATGTCAGATgagttcaaatctcagtgaacTTGACCTCGAAATCAGAGGTCAGAGCTTTTAATGCGACCTGACTAGATTACTGTGGTAAAACAAAAGTTTCTGCTCGTATTTACAGTATGCTCCAAGTGCTAAAGGAACACATTTCACACATGAAAGCTGCAGAGCCTTACCTCACTAACGCGAA comes from Astatotilapia calliptera chromosome 1, fAstCal1.2, whole genome shotgun sequence and encodes:
- the rab27a gene encoding ras-related protein Rab-27A, which translates into the protein MSDGEYDYLIKFLALGDSGVGKTSFLYQYTDSKFNSKFITTVGIDFREKRVLYKSPGPDGTSSKGQKIHMQLWDTAGQERFRSLTTAFFRDAMGFLLLFDLTNEQSFLNVRHWMSQLQIHAYCENPDIVLCGNKCDLSDQRMISENQARELAEKYGIPYFETSAANGDNVSQAVEVLLDLIMKRMERCVDKSWIPDGTVRANGPFTPDLSEGSDRSRCAC